The sequence below is a genomic window from Funiculus sociatus GB2-C1.
TAGGTGTCAACAATTTTTTGCCGCAGGTCAAGGGAGTAGGGTTTCATCTCTAATCAAGAAAATACTCATGCTCTATGCTTTGAGCGTACCTCACTAGACAGGAAAAGGCTATACAATCTATTGCACTTATCTTGGAACTCAACAAGAGCTTTAATAAAATTTTCTTTCTTGTGAGGTTGTAAATCTTCTCTCCCCAACCACAGCAAAATTACTTCCTTCCACTGCGGTTCAAAAATACGGTAACTAGCTTTTGGATCTTTGGGATTATTGGGAATGTGGTTTAGAAAAAAGTCCCAATCATCAATTAACGTTGCTGCAAAATACTCCTGAAACGTAGGATGAAAGAAAGCGTAAACTGGCTTGAGGGGATTTTCTGCTTCAACACCTATTTGATTCAACCATCCCAATTTGTCAGATAACTCAAATAATTCTGGATAGGGTTTCTTCAGTCCCTCATCAACTAAACTCTGGGGCAGGATAGATTTGAATCCCTTGTCGATCGCTTTCAAAGCCAGTCGTCCAAGAGCTGCATTTAAGTCTCTTTGCTGTGCTGAGGTGGTGGGAAATACCCCCTTTTTCAAGACGTAGAGTGCCTCAACAAACATCTCATAGAGTTCAGCTTTGGTATCTGGTAATTTTCCTCGTCCCGATTGCCAAGTAAAACACAATAGCGCTAACCGTAGAGGATGGCGTGCTAAATCCTTGATTCGCTCTTTACCAGTTTCGTCTAAAGCCTCCCGTAATTGTTGACCCCCTTCACTCCCCCCTACGCAGGGAGAGGCTTCTTGCTCCCTCTCCTTGTAGGGGAGGGCTAGGGAGGGGTTCCCAAACCACTTATCAATAAACTGTTTCACCTGATCTGAATTCTTGCCATCCCCATAGCTGAAATCCAGCATTTTGTAAGTATCAAACTCAGACAGAGCATTCCCCGCAGCATCCCAGAGATTCAGGCGGCAAGTCAGCACCACCCGCACATTTTTCAGCAAGGGAACTCTGACGAATTCGGCAAGTTTTCCCAAGGGATCAGCGACTTGCATCTCATCTGCACCATCCAACAGCAACCACACTCGCCCATCTTTTAAGTGTTGTTCTAACTGTTCCACCCATTGAGGTGATGCAGCATCCAACTTACTCGCCGCATCTGGCAGCCAATCTTTGAGCAAATACTCCTGTAGAGGCTTTGCGCCAACTACCCCTAAAGAAATCCAAATCGGCAAATCCTCAGTTTCATCCAACACCCAATCAGCAATCTTCAACAACTGAGTTGTTTTTCCTGCACCTGGTTCGCCAATGATAGTAAGGTGCTTGCCGTTATTTTTAGGACTTTTTTGGTTAGCGAGAACCTGCTGACAAAAATCCTTGTATTCAATCGGAGTAATTTTTTCCTTTTCTTCTACCTCTCGATATACCTGTGAACCTTTATCTGGTGAAACGTCTTTCTGATGCTGAACCTTTTTTGGGCGTTTAATCAATCCTAGAGGAACCTGAATGTCATCCAGTTTAAACGTTATTTCCATACCAGAAGTAAACAGATTGCTGGCAAGTTCCCGCTTGGATTCCAGCATGGCACGGCAGACTTCTCGCCAGTCAATCTCAATATCAGTTGCACCCGACGAACTAGTAGCTAAACCCTGCGATTCTTGCCATTCCAGATACTTATGCTTCAGCCAAGCAACAAATACAGAATCTCTAGCTTGACCCCTCTTACCTTTCAGGCTTGGAACATCCTGACGAGCTTCTCGCTGACTTAACCTCTCAGTGTAAATTGTCCGCATATGTTTGCTGACAGTTTCCGCATTAGGAGGCAAGTTATTTTCTTGTGTAGCTTGCTCTGCAACTGCTTTATCAGTTTTTATATGCTTTTCATCCTCATCGGGAAACTTCGCCAGGACAACGGCTATTTCTGTAGGACTCAAATTATAGGGTGGACGAGATAGTAGACTCACTAAAAAATTTTGCCACGAACTCATAGTGTAGATAGTTTTCCAGCTTCTTGCAGAACTAGACAGTAACTTATTGAGATTAACAAAAATGGCTTAAAAAGTGTAAAAGTTTAAGCTTTTGCTTACCGGAAAAATTTTTCCATTTATTTCCGCTCTAATGGAAAGTATCTTCCGAAACTTTTTTGAATACAGCCTATAGGATGGTGAGCAAGTAGAAATTTAATTGATTTACATGAATAACAACCACTCAACCATCAACTACAACGACTGCAACTTCCACGACTTCTCAGCAACCGCACCTTCCAACTATCCCGAATGCGATCGCCAAACAAAAACCAACGGTCAAAACCTGA
It includes:
- a CDS encoding NACHT domain-containing protein; the protein is MSLLSRPPYNLSPTEIAVVLAKFPDEDEKHIKTDKAVAEQATQENNLPPNAETVSKHMRTIYTERLSQREARQDVPSLKGKRGQARDSVFVAWLKHKYLEWQESQGLATSSSGATDIEIDWREVCRAMLESKRELASNLFTSGMEITFKLDDIQVPLGLIKRPKKVQHQKDVSPDKGSQVYREVEEKEKITPIEYKDFCQQVLANQKSPKNNGKHLTIIGEPGAGKTTQLLKIADWVLDETEDLPIWISLGVVGAKPLQEYLLKDWLPDAASKLDAASPQWVEQLEQHLKDGRVWLLLDGADEMQVADPLGKLAEFVRVPLLKNVRVVLTCRLNLWDAAGNALSEFDTYKMLDFSYGDGKNSDQVKQFIDKWFGNPSLALPYKEREQEASPCVGGSEGGQQLREALDETGKERIKDLARHPLRLALLCFTWQSGRGKLPDTKAELYEMFVEALYVLKKGVFPTTSAQQRDLNAALGRLALKAIDKGFKSILPQSLVDEGLKKPYPELFELSDKLGWLNQIGVEAENPLKPVYAFFHPTFQEYFAATLIDDWDFFLNHIPNNPKDPKASYRIFEPQWKEVILLWLGREDLQPHKKENFIKALVEFQDKCNRLYSLFLSSEVRSKHRA